A DNA window from Boseongicola sp. contains the following coding sequences:
- the ggt gene encoding gamma-glutamyltransferase, producing MIRTLLSSAALATCLLTPSFAQQAADAVSPEVASGLSKFDSLSEAAQAALAAKEAGTPTVADNWMVAAANPLAVEAGAAVLRDGGTAADAMIAVQAVLGLVEPQSSGLGGGAFLVWYDANSGEVTTLDGRETAPLDVTPTLFQTPDGEPMGFWDAVVGGRSVGTPGTPMLMEEAHTRWGRSDWAGLFEAAISLAEDGFTVSERMASSVAGGAERLQTFTKTADYFFPGGEALQAGDMLVNDEYANTLRLIAAHGSDAFYTGPIADDIVATVRTAAGNPGVLSATDLAIYSVVEREPVCVTYRASEVCGMGPPSSGALTLGQILGMLDRYDLAAMGPTSSDAWRLIGDASRLAFADRGRFMADSDFVPMPAEGLTADAYLDERAALLGGEMALSEVSAGSPEWDHAVLWADDESLELPSTSHISIVDQYGNALSMTTTIENGFGSRLMVRGFLLNNELTDFSFRTQRDGLPIANRIEPGKRPRSSMSPTIVLQDGAPSLVIGSPGGSRIIGYVAQAIIAHLDWGMDVQQAVSMPHLVNRFGTYDLEDGTDAAAFEDALTNMGFKVNLRGLNSGLHAIQVSETLSGGADPRREGIAFGE from the coding sequence ATGATACGCACTCTTCTTTCATCAGCGGCACTTGCGACTTGTTTGCTTACACCGTCGTTCGCACAACAAGCCGCAGATGCCGTTTCTCCAGAAGTTGCCAGCGGCTTATCCAAATTCGATTCACTTTCTGAGGCGGCGCAGGCTGCTCTTGCCGCCAAAGAGGCCGGGACGCCAACGGTTGCTGACAACTGGATGGTCGCGGCAGCGAATCCACTGGCAGTTGAAGCCGGAGCCGCGGTTTTGCGCGATGGTGGCACCGCTGCAGATGCCATGATTGCGGTTCAAGCTGTTTTGGGATTGGTTGAGCCGCAGTCATCGGGCCTGGGCGGCGGCGCATTTCTAGTTTGGTACGACGCGAATTCTGGCGAGGTCACGACGCTGGATGGCCGCGAAACCGCGCCATTGGACGTCACTCCGACATTGTTCCAAACCCCCGACGGCGAACCCATGGGATTCTGGGATGCTGTGGTCGGTGGCCGCTCGGTCGGGACTCCGGGCACGCCAATGTTGATGGAAGAAGCACATACCCGTTGGGGCCGGTCCGATTGGGCCGGGCTATTTGAGGCGGCTATTTCCCTGGCCGAGGACGGTTTTACTGTATCCGAACGCATGGCCAGCTCAGTTGCCGGTGGGGCCGAACGCCTACAGACGTTCACGAAGACCGCTGACTATTTCTTCCCCGGAGGGGAGGCGTTGCAGGCTGGCGACATGTTGGTGAATGATGAGTATGCAAATACTCTCAGGCTGATCGCCGCGCACGGAAGCGATGCCTTTTATACAGGACCGATTGCTGACGATATCGTGGCAACCGTACGAACAGCAGCTGGTAACCCCGGTGTTCTCAGCGCAACTGACCTTGCTATTTATAGTGTAGTCGAACGCGAGCCAGTTTGTGTGACATACCGCGCAAGCGAGGTTTGCGGCATGGGCCCGCCTTCGTCGGGTGCGCTTACTCTAGGGCAGATTCTGGGGATGCTGGATCGTTACGATCTAGCGGCCATGGGCCCTACAAGTTCAGATGCGTGGCGCCTTATTGGCGATGCATCGCGTTTGGCGTTTGCTGATCGCGGGCGTTTTATGGCCGACAGTGATTTTGTTCCAATGCCTGCGGAAGGGCTGACTGCGGATGCGTATCTTGATGAACGCGCTGCCCTACTTGGCGGCGAAATGGCGTTGTCCGAGGTCTCGGCAGGGTCTCCAGAATGGGACCACGCAGTTCTTTGGGCCGATGACGAGTCCCTCGAGCTACCATCAACGTCCCATATCTCGATCGTTGATCAGTATGGGAACGCGTTATCGATGACGACAACCATCGAAAACGGCTTTGGATCGCGCCTCATGGTTCGCGGATTTCTTCTGAACAACGAGCTAACGGACTTTTCATTCCGCACTCAACGCGACGGACTTCCGATTGCGAACCGTATTGAGCCGGGGAAGCGCCCTCGTTCTTCCATGTCTCCGACGATTGTATTGCAGGACGGCGCCCCCAGTCTGGTGATCGGCTCGCCGGGAGGGAGCCGGATTATCGGGTACGTGGCGCAAGCGATCATTGCCCATTTGGACTGGGGAATGGATGTTCAACAGGCCGTCTCAATGCCGCATTTGGTTAACCGTTTTGGGACATACGACCTGGAGGACGGAACAGATGCAGCTGCTTTTGAAGATGCGCTGACGAACATGGGGTTCAAGGTCAATTTGCGCGGCCTGAACTCGGGATTGCACGCCATTCAGGTGTCGGAAACTCTGAGCGGTGGCGCCGACCCCAGACGCGAAGGTATTGCTTTTGGAGAATAG
- a CDS encoding AAA family ATPase has protein sequence MAHIIVVGNEKGGAGKSTVSMHIATALVRMGHLVGVLDLDLRQRSFGRYVENRRIFVEAENLNLPSPIYRELPNIRPDSLEPGENVYDQRLSAAVTGLEREVEFILIDCPGSHTRLSQVAHSLADTLVTPLNDSFVDFDLLAKIDTRANKILGPSVYSEMVWNARQLRAQAGLDPIDWVVVRNRVGAQQMHNKKKMAQAVDALAKRIGFRVAPGFSERVIFRELFPRGLTLLDLKDIGIQNLNLSNVAARQELRELVKELHLPGVTVDF, from the coding sequence GTGGCCCACATAATCGTCGTAGGAAACGAAAAAGGCGGCGCGGGGAAATCCACCGTGTCGATGCACATCGCGACCGCATTGGTCCGCATGGGGCACCTAGTCGGAGTGTTGGACCTTGACCTGAGACAGCGCAGTTTTGGGCGATATGTCGAAAACCGGCGCATATTCGTCGAAGCCGAAAATCTGAACTTGCCCAGCCCGATCTACCGCGAACTTCCCAACATTCGCCCCGACAGCCTGGAACCCGGCGAAAACGTCTACGATCAACGCCTGTCGGCGGCAGTAACTGGCCTGGAGCGCGAAGTAGAATTCATCCTGATTGATTGTCCGGGGTCCCATACCCGCCTCAGTCAGGTTGCCCATTCGCTGGCCGACACGCTGGTTACGCCGCTGAACGACAGCTTCGTCGATTTCGACCTCCTCGCCAAAATTGACACGCGCGCCAACAAAATCCTTGGGCCTTCGGTGTATTCTGAAATGGTCTGGAACGCCCGCCAGTTACGTGCCCAGGCTGGCCTCGACCCCATCGATTGGGTTGTCGTCCGCAACCGCGTGGGCGCGCAACAGATGCACAATAAAAAGAAAATGGCTCAGGCTGTGGATGCGCTTGCCAAACGCATTGGGTTCCGCGTCGCACCTGGATTTTCCGAACGCGTTATTTTCCGCGAACTTTTCCCGCGCGGCTTAACCCTTCTCGATCTGAAAGACATTGGCATTCAAAACCTGAACCTATCCAACGTCGCTGCCCGTCAGGAATTGCGCGAGCTGGTGAAAGAGCTCCACCTGCCCGGTGTCACTGTCGACTTCTGA
- a CDS encoding dihydrodipicolinate synthase family protein, whose translation MLDETAKGVFTIAATPFQPDGSLDVASLDSMTDFYLERGATGLTILGIMGEAGKLSAEESATVIKQVCARATVPVIVGVSAPGFAAIESLTNVAMDKGAAGVMIAPPGNLRTDAQIAGYYRTLGQKLGSTPWVIQDFPQVTNVQIDTRVILQIVEENPSCVMLKHEDWPGLEKIAALRAASDNGARRISILCGNGGQFLLEEMLRGADGAMTGFAYPEMMRDVTTLMKSGNEIAARNIFDAYLPLIRYESQPGLGLAIRKYILAKRGAIAHAAVRAPGPKLSTASIAEIETLIARQTERLNRA comes from the coding sequence ATGCTTGACGAAACCGCCAAGGGCGTCTTCACCATCGCCGCAACGCCCTTTCAACCTGATGGATCGTTGGACGTCGCAAGCCTCGACAGCATGACCGATTTCTATCTGGAGCGCGGGGCCACCGGTCTGACGATCCTTGGCATCATGGGTGAAGCCGGCAAGTTGTCTGCCGAGGAAAGTGCCACAGTCATCAAGCAGGTCTGCGCCCGCGCCACGGTGCCTGTCATTGTCGGCGTCTCGGCACCCGGCTTCGCGGCAATTGAATCCTTGACCAACGTCGCAATGGATAAAGGCGCTGCTGGCGTAATGATCGCGCCACCCGGCAACCTGCGCACTGATGCTCAGATCGCAGGTTACTACCGCACGCTTGGCCAAAAACTTGGATCGACACCTTGGGTTATTCAGGACTTTCCCCAGGTCACCAATGTTCAGATCGACACCCGCGTCATCCTTCAAATCGTCGAAGAGAACCCGTCATGCGTGATGCTAAAACACGAGGACTGGCCGGGCTTGGAAAAGATTGCCGCTTTGCGTGCCGCTTCGGATAATGGTGCACGCCGGATATCAATCCTGTGCGGAAATGGTGGTCAGTTTTTATTGGAAGAGATGTTGCGCGGTGCGGACGGCGCAATGACCGGCTTTGCCTACCCCGAAATGATGCGCGATGTTACGACCTTGATGAAAAGCGGTAACGAAATTGCGGCCCGAAATATCTTTGACGCTTACTTGCCGCTCATTCGGTACGAAAGCCAACCGGGTCTGGGCCTTGCCATTCGCAAGTATATCCTCGCCAAGCGCGGGGCTATTGCTCATGCCGCAGTCCGGGCTCCGGGGCCAAAACTCAGCACCGCCAGCATTGCTGAAATCGAAACATTGATCGCGCGCCAGACCGAACGCCTGAACCGTGCTTGA
- the hydA gene encoding dihydropyrimidinase: MSNYDLILRNGRVLTATTNDSQDIAIRNGKIADIGQIDAHADTEIDATNKVITPGGVDAHAHIEQMSGMGLMNADTFETATRSAALGGTTSVISFAPQTMGITLRAAVADYAARARRGASIDHAFHIILNDLAEPNVIKDLGNLIAAGHRSIKIFTTYNIKLSDRDICDVLAVAREAEALVCVHAENDGLIGWTKSALLANGKTQPKHHAISHPRLAEIEAVDRLIRFAEYFATPVMLFHISTHEAVASIRAARARGVPVWAETCPHYLFMTDAALEKPGLDGAKWMCSPPQRTQDDQIALFDGLADGTLDLVSSDHAPYRFDDTGKLSNGPKSTFAEIANGLPGLEVRMPLMFDAMQRGKITSQQFVTLCCTAPAQIHGLANKGDIAIGYDADLVIWEPDAQSTYGDNDLGDNVGYNPWHGRQRIGQVDSVYLRGTPVVSDGAFVGSPGSGQWLSRDRMGVTTDAAPADEYTAAIS, translated from the coding sequence ATGAGCAACTATGACCTAATCCTGCGAAATGGCCGGGTGCTGACGGCGACAACCAATGACTCCCAGGACATCGCAATCCGCAACGGCAAAATCGCTGATATTGGCCAGATCGATGCCCATGCCGATACCGAGATTGACGCGACCAACAAGGTCATCACCCCCGGCGGCGTCGACGCGCACGCCCACATCGAGCAAATGTCCGGAATGGGCCTGATGAACGCGGACACTTTTGAAACCGCCACACGGTCAGCGGCACTGGGCGGCACAACATCGGTGATCAGCTTTGCGCCCCAAACCATGGGCATAACACTTCGGGCCGCTGTTGCCGACTACGCGGCGCGCGCGCGCCGTGGGGCCAGCATCGATCACGCTTTTCATATCATCCTGAACGATCTCGCCGAACCAAATGTCATAAAAGACCTTGGAAACCTCATTGCCGCTGGCCACCGCTCGATCAAGATTTTCACAACCTACAACATCAAACTCTCTGACCGTGACATCTGCGATGTGCTGGCCGTAGCCCGCGAAGCCGAGGCTCTTGTTTGTGTGCACGCTGAAAACGACGGGCTTATTGGCTGGACGAAATCTGCACTTCTGGCCAATGGTAAAACACAGCCAAAGCATCACGCCATTTCCCACCCTCGCTTGGCCGAGATTGAAGCCGTCGACCGCCTGATCCGATTTGCGGAGTATTTCGCAACACCTGTCATGTTATTCCACATTTCGACCCACGAAGCCGTCGCAAGCATCCGCGCCGCTCGGGCACGGGGCGTTCCGGTTTGGGCGGAAACCTGTCCCCATTATCTTTTCATGACCGATGCTGCTCTGGAAAAGCCAGGACTGGACGGAGCGAAATGGATGTGCTCGCCGCCACAACGCACCCAAGATGACCAGATTGCACTGTTTGACGGCCTTGCGGACGGCACTCTTGATCTGGTGTCCTCTGACCACGCGCCCTATCGCTTTGACGACACAGGAAAACTGTCCAACGGTCCAAAAAGCACCTTCGCCGAAATAGCCAACGGATTGCCCGGACTTGAGGTGCGCATGCCACTTATGTTTGACGCCATGCAACGCGGGAAAATCACCTCGCAGCAGTTCGTAACCCTTTGCTGCACAGCGCCCGCCCAGATCCACGGCCTGGCCAACAAAGGCGACATCGCCATTGGATACGACGCCGATCTGGTCATTTGGGAACCAGACGCACAATCGACTTATGGTGACAACGACCTCGGCGACAACGTCGGCTATAACCCCTGGCATGGCCGCCAGCGCATCGGCCAGGTGGACTCTGTCTACCTGCGCGGCACACCCGTTGTATCCGACGGCGCATTTGTTGGCTCGCCCGGTAGCGGCCAGTGGCTAAGCCGTGATCGAATGGGAGTCACAACAGATGCCGCCCCAGCCGACGAATACACCGCCGCAATCTCATAA
- a CDS encoding DUF1330 domain-containing protein: protein MAKGYWILHVTVNNAEAYKEYVEKDTPIIEGLGGRFLVRGGQCEVPEGDTFDRHVVIEFPSYEQAKIAYNDSRYQEVADIRKRNAESVAIVVEGT, encoded by the coding sequence ATGGCAAAGGGCTATTGGATCTTGCACGTAACGGTGAATAACGCTGAGGCGTACAAGGAATATGTTGAAAAAGACACACCGATTATTGAGGGGCTGGGAGGCCGGTTTCTGGTCCGTGGTGGACAGTGCGAAGTCCCAGAAGGCGACACTTTTGACCGGCACGTTGTGATTGAGTTTCCATCGTATGAGCAAGCGAAGATTGCCTATAATGACTCACGATATCAAGAAGTTGCGGATATTCGAAAGCGGAACGCAGAAAGCGTTGCGATTGTAGTTGAAGGAACTTAG
- a CDS encoding phasin, PhaP codes for MAKASNDYTKMMKDMMGAFPVDMTAMQDTFKNQAALADKMSKVVLEAAEKSTVISAGWATTTIGKIGSVTTAKEDPADYTKAITDFASAQAETSAESMAAFAEVAKKVQMETVELMMAAGKDISDDTSAAVKKATNDLTAAAKKAAAAK; via the coding sequence ATGGCTAAAGCTTCGAACGACTACACAAAGATGATGAAAGACATGATGGGTGCATTTCCGGTCGACATGACTGCAATGCAGGACACCTTCAAAAACCAGGCAGCTCTCGCCGACAAAATGTCGAAAGTTGTCTTGGAAGCCGCAGAGAAATCCACAGTGATCTCCGCTGGCTGGGCAACAACCACAATCGGCAAAATCGGTTCGGTTACAACTGCCAAAGAAGACCCTGCAGATTACACCAAAGCAATCACTGACTTTGCTTCCGCTCAGGCTGAAACAAGCGCCGAATCCATGGCTGCTTTCGCCGAAGTTGCCAAAAAAGTTCAGATGGAAACTGTTGAACTGATGATGGCCGCTGGCAAAGACATCAGCGACGACACATCGGCTGCTGTTAAGAAAGCAACCAACGACCTGACAGCTGCTGCTAAGAAAGCCGCTGCTGCCAAGTAA
- the phaC gene encoding class I poly(R)-hydroxyalkanoic acid synthase: protein MTTKDTDLPVDLERLNDNLARIEELSQRMTEAMSRKNPTNPGLEGPGQDLYAKAAGAYFSEMAANPAKLMEQQVGYWGKALQHYAEVQQNLSKGSLESVEDTQTKDRRFADPMWETNPFFNFIRQQYQMSAEAVTETVEALDDLEDQDKKRLRYFSRQIIDMMSPTNFLGTNPTALNKALETNGQSLVDGLENLVRDLETNDGEMAVTLADKSAFTVGENIASTDGSVVFRNEIFELIQYAPLTETVHKIPLIIFPPWINKFYVLDLKPKNSFIRWAVEQGYTVYVVSWKNPDASYRNFRLDDYVDKGYLTAIEQVKAITGEKQVNAIGYCIAGTTLSLTLGVLQKRGDKSVKSATFFTTLTDFSDQGEVGVFLSNDFVDSIEAEGILDKKIMSRTFSFLRSNDLIYGPAIRSYMLGEAPPAFDLLYWNGDGTNLPGTMAMQYLRGLCQENRFATEGFEILGETVRLSDVKIPLCAIACETDHIAAWDTSYRGIQQMGSKSKTFLLSESGHIAGIINPPSKKKYGHYTNDDWALAPEDWRESADFHEGSWWPKWDEWLSSRSGKQVPARTPGAKKAYPVLCAAPGKYVSETPKSS from the coding sequence ATGACAACTAAAGATACCGATTTACCTGTCGATCTTGAGCGTCTGAATGATAATTTGGCGCGAATTGAAGAGTTATCCCAGCGGATGACCGAAGCTATGTCGCGCAAAAATCCGACCAATCCCGGCCTCGAAGGGCCAGGCCAGGACCTTTATGCAAAGGCAGCGGGCGCGTATTTCTCGGAAATGGCGGCAAACCCTGCGAAACTGATGGAACAACAGGTCGGCTATTGGGGCAAAGCCCTACAACACTATGCAGAAGTGCAACAGAATCTGAGCAAGGGTTCACTGGAATCAGTTGAAGACACTCAAACCAAGGATCGCCGTTTTGCCGATCCCATGTGGGAAACCAACCCATTTTTTAACTTCATTAGACAGCAATATCAGATGTCCGCTGAAGCCGTGACCGAGACGGTTGAAGCTCTTGATGATCTCGAAGACCAGGACAAAAAGCGACTTCGCTACTTCAGCCGCCAGATCATCGACATGATGAGTCCGACCAACTTCCTGGGCACAAATCCAACGGCTCTGAACAAAGCGCTTGAAACCAACGGCCAAAGCCTTGTCGACGGGCTTGAGAACCTCGTGCGCGATCTGGAAACCAACGACGGCGAAATGGCAGTAACTCTGGCGGACAAAAGCGCGTTCACGGTTGGCGAAAACATCGCATCGACTGATGGATCTGTTGTCTTCCGCAATGAAATCTTCGAGCTGATCCAATATGCGCCGCTGACCGAAACGGTTCACAAGATACCGCTGATCATCTTTCCGCCCTGGATCAACAAGTTCTATGTGCTCGATCTGAAACCTAAAAACAGTTTCATTCGATGGGCAGTAGAACAGGGCTATACTGTCTATGTGGTCAGTTGGAAGAACCCCGACGCAAGCTATCGGAATTTCCGATTGGATGACTACGTCGACAAAGGCTACCTGACTGCAATTGAACAGGTCAAAGCGATCACCGGTGAAAAACAGGTCAATGCTATCGGCTATTGCATCGCCGGCACCACCTTGTCGCTGACGCTGGGCGTACTGCAGAAACGCGGCGACAAATCGGTAAAGTCAGCCACGTTCTTCACCACGCTCACTGATTTTTCCGATCAGGGCGAAGTCGGCGTTTTCCTTTCCAACGATTTCGTCGACTCGATCGAAGCCGAAGGCATTCTCGACAAAAAGATCATGTCGCGCACCTTTAGCTTCCTGCGGTCCAACGATCTGATCTATGGCCCGGCCATCCGCAGCTACATGCTGGGCGAAGCGCCCCCCGCGTTTGATCTGCTGTACTGGAATGGCGACGGCACAAACCTGCCCGGGACCATGGCCATGCAATATCTGCGCGGCCTTTGTCAGGAGAACAGATTTGCAACCGAAGGGTTCGAAATTCTTGGCGAAACTGTTCGCCTCAGCGACGTAAAGATCCCACTTTGTGCCATCGCCTGCGAGACGGATCACATTGCCGCGTGGGATACCAGCTATCGTGGAATTCAACAGATGGGCAGCAAGTCAAAGACTTTCTTGCTGTCTGAAAGCGGCCATATCGCCGGGATCATTAATCCCCCATCCAAAAAGAAATACGGCCATTACACCAATGACGACTGGGCACTTGCCCCCGAAGATTGGCGTGAAAGTGCGGATTTCCACGAAGGGTCATGGTGGCCTAAATGGGACGAATGGCTGTCATCGCGGTCTGGAAAACAGGTTCCGGCGCGGACTCCTGGGGCCAAAAAGGCTTACCCTGTGTTGTGTGCAGCACCTGGAAAATATGTGTCCGAGACACCGAAATCATCCTAA
- the phaZ gene encoding polyhydroxyalkanoate depolymerase yields the protein MRHMMTYDLMETIRTTNQWAGATAQAMASYPMWGVVPNPAFKMMAAWGEVTERSFSRMVAKPDWGIDSVVAADGRDHLVSVDIEVERPFGDLIRFNVQGRPEKKRRILLVAPMSGHYATLLRSTVQSLLPDAEVWITDWHNARDIPVSVGKFDIEDYTRYLADFMDHLGSDLNVIAVCQPAPLALAATALLAAEKPKSQPRTLTLIGGPIDPDAAPSDVTDFGRRVTMGQLEQFIIQRVGFKYAGVGRKVYPGLLQLASFMSMNSETHTTAFSDQIMRVAKGQAGDHDKHNRFYDEYLAVMDMTAEFYLSTVERIFKDREIARNAFVVEGTEIDIGSISDVAVKVVEGERDDISAPGQCLAALDLLTGLPDSKKAAHLEPGAGHYGIFAGKSWRNNIRPLVLDFIDSNAPQKSAVKRRKSA from the coding sequence ATGCGGCATATGATGACTTACGACCTCATGGAGACCATCCGCACCACCAATCAGTGGGCCGGTGCGACCGCACAGGCAATGGCATCTTACCCCATGTGGGGCGTTGTTCCCAATCCTGCTTTCAAAATGATGGCCGCCTGGGGTGAAGTGACGGAACGCAGTTTTTCACGAATGGTCGCCAAGCCGGACTGGGGAATTGATTCTGTCGTCGCGGCTGACGGGCGCGATCATCTGGTGTCAGTTGATATCGAGGTGGAGCGGCCATTTGGCGACCTCATTCGGTTCAATGTTCAGGGGCGGCCGGAAAAGAAGCGTCGCATTCTGTTGGTGGCGCCGATGTCGGGACACTATGCAACTTTGTTACGCTCAACTGTTCAAAGCCTTTTGCCAGATGCAGAAGTGTGGATCACCGACTGGCACAATGCGCGCGATATTCCGGTGAGCGTCGGCAAGTTCGATATCGAAGATTACACTCGGTATCTGGCGGACTTCATGGATCATTTGGGGTCTGACTTGAATGTCATTGCAGTTTGTCAGCCAGCACCGCTGGCGTTGGCCGCAACTGCGTTGCTGGCGGCCGAAAAGCCAAAATCACAACCGCGAACGTTGACGTTGATCGGCGGACCTATCGACCCTGATGCCGCGCCGTCGGATGTGACGGACTTTGGGCGGCGGGTGACAATGGGCCAGCTTGAGCAGTTCATCATACAGCGTGTTGGGTTCAAATACGCCGGTGTCGGGCGCAAAGTTTACCCAGGATTACTGCAACTGGCGTCGTTTATGTCGATGAACTCTGAAACGCATACAACTGCGTTTTCTGATCAGATCATGCGCGTTGCCAAAGGGCAGGCGGGTGACCACGACAAACACAATCGGTTTTATGACGAGTATTTGGCGGTCATGGATATGACTGCGGAATTTTACTTGTCGACAGTTGAACGCATTTTCAAAGATCGTGAAATTGCCCGGAATGCTTTTGTCGTTGAAGGCACCGAGATCGACATCGGTTCCATCAGTGATGTCGCCGTAAAGGTGGTTGAAGGCGAGCGGGATGATATCAGCGCCCCCGGACAGTGTCTGGCGGCCTTGGATCTGTTGACCGGATTACCGGACAGCAAGAAAGCTGCGCATCTGGAGCCCGGCGCCGGACACTATGGGATATTTGCGGGCAAGAGCTGGCGGAACAATATCCGTCCGCTGGTGTTGGATTTTATCGACAGTAACGCTCCGCAAAAATCAGCCGTAAAGCGTCGCAAATCAGCATAA
- a CDS encoding DUF3572 family protein, which produces MTPLSQDSAEVIAIEALSWLAGTDDLFTIFMGSTGTSAVDVRTRAQDPEFLASVLDFLLMDDAWISAFCAAENYDPDFPMRARAALPGGAQVSWT; this is translated from the coding sequence ATGACACCGCTTTCGCAAGATTCCGCTGAAGTCATTGCAATTGAAGCATTATCCTGGCTGGCGGGGACCGATGACCTGTTCACGATCTTCATGGGTTCAACTGGAACTTCCGCCGTAGACGTGCGAACACGCGCTCAGGACCCGGAATTTCTGGCCTCGGTGCTGGATTTTCTACTGATGGATGACGCCTGGATATCGGCGTTTTGCGCAGCCGAGAACTATGATCCGGACTTTCCCATGCGGGCACGTGCCGCGCTGCCCGGCGGAGCCCAGGTTAGCTGGACCTGA
- a CDS encoding diguanylate cyclase: protein MSSRILVIDHVPTTRMLLSSLLSASQYHVATAVSVDEAARATKQQRPDVILAGVGAIGPTHIMELLREAGVVSFQNATVPVICIDPDGTPERRLDALRSGARELLGYPCPDCLLLARMRNVLREAGGAREILRRKSAAASLGFAEEATVFRRAGRVALVAEDPNCIPGNSALVEKFGQNLTLLTAAEAMALSSDSPAIDAFVLDGACQPKMRMLGTLPELRARDHTRHASVLVTHESDDVDAAILALDSGASDVVDCNALGEELVMRVENLLERKAASDALRQMSESGLQLAVTDTLTNLFNRRYAEAYLSDTIAAAETTRQPFTLMMVDIDHFKGINDSLGHAAGDAVLKAVAKRMRKNLRSVDLVARFGGEEFLVVLPGTNSDLAELAANRLRSRTCDTPIRLSDDQKIDVTVSIGVTVSGLRPLAERHANCAPSTDRIAAKSTKRVANRLLRMADSALYAAKASGRNRVEMAVNRA, encoded by the coding sequence GTGTCGAGCCGGATTCTGGTCATTGATCACGTGCCAACGACGCGCATGTTACTTTCGTCGCTTCTGTCGGCGAGCCAGTATCATGTTGCGACGGCTGTAAGCGTGGATGAGGCAGCCCGCGCGACTAAGCAGCAAAGACCGGATGTCATTCTTGCTGGAGTGGGTGCCATCGGGCCAACCCACATTATGGAACTATTGCGGGAAGCGGGGGTCGTATCATTTCAAAACGCCACGGTGCCCGTGATTTGCATCGACCCAGATGGCACGCCGGAGCGACGGCTGGATGCGCTGCGATCCGGTGCGCGGGAATTGTTGGGTTATCCTTGTCCGGACTGTCTACTATTAGCGCGGATGCGAAATGTATTACGCGAGGCCGGGGGCGCGCGTGAAATACTGCGCCGAAAGTCGGCGGCTGCTTCTCTTGGATTTGCCGAAGAGGCCACTGTTTTTCGGCGCGCAGGTCGCGTTGCCTTAGTTGCCGAAGATCCTAATTGTATTCCAGGGAATTCCGCTTTGGTCGAAAAGTTCGGGCAAAACCTAACTTTGCTGACTGCTGCGGAAGCGATGGCTTTGTCCTCTGACAGCCCGGCCATTGATGCCTTTGTTCTGGACGGAGCATGTCAGCCCAAAATGCGGATGCTGGGTACGTTGCCGGAATTGCGCGCGCGTGACCATACACGCCATGCATCGGTTCTGGTCACGCACGAAAGCGACGATGTGGACGCTGCTATTCTTGCCCTGGATAGCGGTGCGTCGGATGTGGTGGACTGCAACGCTTTAGGTGAGGAACTGGTGATGCGCGTGGAGAACCTATTGGAACGTAAGGCTGCGAGTGACGCTTTAAGGCAGATGTCCGAGAGCGGGCTTCAGTTGGCCGTCACTGACACCCTGACGAACCTCTTCAATCGCCGTTACGCCGAAGCATATTTGTCAGATACCATCGCCGCCGCAGAAACCACGCGCCAGCCCTTCACACTGATGATGGTGGACATTGACCATTTCAAGGGCATCAATGATTCACTGGGACATGCCGCAGGTGATGCCGTATTGAAGGCGGTCGCCAAACGCATGCGCAAGAATTTGCGGTCAGTTGATCTGGTGGCGCGCTTTGGTGGCGAAGAGTTTCTGGTGGTTCTTCCGGGCACAAATTCTGATCTGGCCGAACTGGCGGCGAACCGGTTGCGGTCCCGAACTTGCGATACACCTATCCGACTAAGTGACGATCAGAAGATTGATGTGACCGTTAGTATTGGAGTTACTGTTAGCGGATTGCGACCGTTGGCAGAACGTCATGCGAATTGCGCGCCGTCGACAGATCGAATAGCGGCCAAAAGCACCAAACGTGTTGCGAACCGGTTGTTGCGGATGGCTGACTCGGCGCTTTATGCCGCCAAGGCATCTGGGCGGAATCGGGTTGAAATGGCTGTTAATCGCGCCTGA